Genomic DNA from Synergistaceae bacterium:
GTAAGTAACGGCATGATTCTTTATGCTCTCACAAGAAAGGTGCGTGCGGGAAGATGATTAAAAAATTTTTCGCAAACAAAGCATTTTTCACGACGTTAATAATTTTGCTTGCGTTAGAAGGTGTATTTGCTTATTTTTTCCCGTCAAACGCATTAGTCAATGACATAATTGTGAATCATTCAATACAAAGCGCGTTAATTTTAGCAGTTACGACGATAATAATAGCTGCCTGCTTTGTAACGAATCCGGTTCCTGCGATATTTATATTAATTTCGGCGATTGCTATTCCATTAAGCGGTTTCTCTGCAAGTTACTTGATTCAGGAACTTATAACAAGAATCGGGCGTAACTCGTTCTTGATTCTGTCGTTATTGATTCCAATTATGGCGGGAATGGGCTTAAATTTCGGAATGGTACTCGGAGCAATGGCCGGCCAAATAGGTTTATTAATGATATGCGACTGGGGAGTCGTAGGTATTCCGGGAATGGTGCTCGCGTGCTTGATAGGGACTCCGATTGCAATAGTACTCGGAATTTTCTGCGGGGCAGTCTTGAATCGCGCAAAAGGCCGTGAAATGGTAACGTCTTATATTCTTGGATTCTTCATTAACGGCGTGTATCAAATGACAGTTTTATATTTTATGGGCTGGATAATTCCAATTACGAATCCTTCACTATTATTATCGCGCGGCTATGGAGTGCGTAACGCCGTCAGCTTGCTGGGGATTCGCGGAGTTCTTGATAATTTAGTGCCGACCGTTATAGCAGGAGTAAAAGACTCACAGCAATTTATCAGCATTAATTCAAAAGGTGCATTTGCAGTGATTCAGCTGCCATTTTTTGATGGTGCAATAAGAATCCCGTTAGCGACATTAATAGTAATTGCGTTGTTCTGCGTGTTTATAGTCTGGTTCAGAAAAACAAAACTCGGTCAAGATATGCGCGCAATCGGACAAAATCAAGCAGTCGCCGACTCTGCCGGAATTGCTGTAAATCGTACGCGAGTCATTGCAATAGTGATTTCAACTGTATTAGCATGCTACGGACAAATAATTTATTTACAGAATATGGGAACGCTTAACACCTACAACAGCCACGATCAAGCGGGTATGTTCTCGATTGCTGCATTATTAATCGGAGGCGCGAGCGTATCACGTGCAAGCATCGCAAATGTTTTCTTAGGAGTCATACTATTTCACTTGATGTTTATTGTTGCACCTATGGCCGGTAAAAATTTAATCGGTGAAGCTCAAATCGGTGAATATTTTAGAGTCTTTGTCTCATACGGGATAATAGCTATTGCGCTTGTCCTTCACGCATGGAAGAGAAACAGAGAACGAGAAGCAGCCCGCAGAAGTCTTCGCGGTAATGAAGGAGGCAGATAAAAAATGTTTATAGCTTTCCTGAAATTTATAATGCGCTGGACTCAGAGATTGATTTTACTTGCTGCATTAGTTGCGCTAGGATTCTTGTTATTCTATATCGGGCGTGAACATCAAATTTTTCTTGACAATAAGAATTTCGGCGATTACAAGGCATTAGAACAAGTGAATGTTACTATTAACGGCGGAGAAGCTGCGGAACTCCTGCCAAGAGATA
This window encodes:
- a CDS encoding ABC transporter permease, producing MLAVTTIIIAACFVTNPVPAIFILISAIAIPLSGFSASYLIQELITRIGRNSFLILSLLIPIMAGMGLNFGMVLGAMAGQIGLLMICDWGVVGIPGMVLACLIGTPIAIVLGIFCGAVLNRAKGREMVTSYILGFFINGVYQMTVLYFMGWIIPITNPSLLLSRGYGVRNAVSLLGIRGVLDNLVPTVIAGVKDSQQFISINSKGAFAVIQLPFFDGAIRIPLATLIVIALFCVFIVWFRKTKLGQDMRAIGQNQAVADSAGIAVNRTRVIAIVISTVLACYGQIIYLQNMGTLNTYNSHDQAGMFSIAALLIGGASVSRASIANVFLGVILFHLMFIVAPMAGKNLIGEAQIGEYFRVFVSYGIIAIALVLHAWKRNREREAARRSLRGNEGGR